A window from Opitutia bacterium ISCC 52 encodes these proteins:
- a CDS encoding threonine synthase, translated as MPTNDNLTTEHPTFVSHLECGMEGDHYEADTIHGLSKAGKPLLVKYDLNGIQNAVTKEDLATRPADLWRYREFLPVRKKENIVSLGEIHTPIIPIQKLATGSGELLVKDEGRLPTGSFKARGLCMAVSMAKEFGLKKVAMPTNGNAGAALAAYGSRAGMDYYIFCPDDTPTVNVREIAVQGAKVWSVNGLINDCGRIVGEGKEAMGWFDFSTLKEPYRIEGKKTMGLELADQLGWKVPDVIFYPTGGGTGLIGMWKAFNELKEIGWLKGKLPRMVAVQATGCAPIVKAYEDGTEHAELWQDAHTVAAGIRVPVAVGDFLILRAVRESGGFAIAVDDESISAGLEEVSKEEGLLLCPEGAATYAAYKQSIEKGLISPDDSAVLFNCATGLKYEMPPAEATLDCNQPIDYQALDNNTAQT; from the coding sequence ATGCCCACCAACGATAATCTTACCACCGAACACCCTACCTTCGTCTCGCACCTCGAATGTGGAATGGAAGGCGATCACTATGAGGCCGACACCATTCACGGCCTTTCCAAAGCCGGAAAACCGCTTCTCGTAAAATACGATCTGAATGGTATTCAGAATGCGGTTACGAAGGAGGACCTCGCTACACGACCAGCAGACCTCTGGCGTTACCGTGAGTTTCTACCTGTGCGCAAGAAGGAGAATATTGTCAGCCTGGGCGAAATCCACACTCCCATAATCCCCATCCAAAAGTTGGCGACCGGAAGCGGTGAACTGTTGGTTAAAGACGAAGGACGATTACCAACAGGTTCCTTCAAAGCGCGTGGCCTCTGCATGGCAGTTTCCATGGCCAAAGAATTTGGCCTCAAAAAAGTAGCCATGCCTACCAACGGTAACGCCGGGGCCGCTCTTGCCGCCTATGGAAGTCGGGCTGGCATGGACTACTATATTTTCTGCCCTGACGATACACCGACGGTAAACGTTCGTGAGATCGCCGTCCAGGGAGCCAAAGTATGGAGTGTAAATGGCCTCATTAACGACTGTGGGCGCATAGTAGGTGAAGGCAAAGAAGCCATGGGCTGGTTTGACTTTTCAACGCTCAAGGAACCTTACCGGATTGAAGGGAAGAAAACCATGGGGCTAGAACTCGCAGACCAGTTAGGCTGGAAAGTCCCGGATGTCATTTTTTATCCAACCGGAGGAGGCACGGGTCTCATCGGCATGTGGAAAGCCTTCAATGAACTTAAAGAGATTGGCTGGCTGAAAGGAAAGCTGCCACGCATGGTAGCGGTGCAAGCAACGGGTTGTGCCCCCATTGTCAAAGCGTATGAAGATGGGACTGAACATGCAGAGCTCTGGCAAGACGCACACACAGTCGCTGCAGGCATACGTGTGCCCGTCGCCGTAGGCGATTTCCTGATACTGCGAGCTGTTCGAGAAAGCGGAGGTTTTGCCATCGCAGTCGATGACGAATCAATATCCGCAGGTTTGGAAGAGGTCTCCAAAGAAGAAGGACTCCTCCTTTGTCCAGAAGGAGCTGCGACCTATGCAGCCTACAAACAATCCATTGAAAAAGGACTCATTTCTCCCGATGACTCAGCGGTACTATTCAACTGTGCTACAGGACTAAAATACGAAATGCCTCCCGCAGAAGCCACCCTCGATTGTAATCAACCCATTGACTACCAAGCTCTAGATAATAATACTGCTCAAACGTAA
- a CDS encoding putative sulfate exporter family transporter → MSNESNRPFNIFLDPEEIQSLDSMEGVPAYDPAAVEALPGEQFLSTHWQRSLHRSLHWVGTMAPGVVLVMMLAVAGSFLANWIGKQALGFERSPLSPVLLAVVLGLIIRNLAGLPKAYEKGLRLCLRFILRFGVALLGLKLSISAVGKIGLNALPIVVVCILVAIVAVSWLSKLVNVPSRLGNLIAVGTSICGVSAVIAAGTATRADEDEISYSVAVITLFGVTALFTYPFLAHWLFNGNPEQIGLFLGTAIHDTSQVAGVALMYQLYYDSPVTLEIAATTKLVRNLFMGLVIPIMALVHYKRQAVVSTAKVPIPWLKWSQWIPTFLIGFIALAAFRSIGDLGSKPFGLLHPET, encoded by the coding sequence ATGAGCAACGAGTCCAACCGCCCATTCAACATCTTTCTCGACCCGGAGGAGATTCAATCTCTGGATAGCATGGAAGGAGTACCGGCCTACGACCCAGCGGCAGTAGAGGCTCTACCAGGAGAGCAGTTTCTATCCACGCATTGGCAACGATCACTGCATCGAAGCTTGCATTGGGTCGGCACTATGGCACCTGGAGTCGTGCTGGTCATGATGCTCGCGGTAGCAGGTAGTTTTCTCGCGAATTGGATTGGCAAACAAGCTTTGGGTTTTGAAAGAAGTCCATTGAGCCCAGTGCTACTAGCCGTCGTCCTAGGCCTTATCATTAGAAACCTGGCTGGTCTTCCCAAAGCCTACGAAAAAGGGCTCCGACTTTGCTTGCGCTTCATCCTGAGATTCGGGGTCGCTCTGCTAGGTCTGAAATTAAGTATTTCGGCAGTCGGAAAAATTGGACTGAATGCTCTCCCCATCGTCGTTGTCTGTATTCTGGTGGCCATTGTTGCAGTGTCGTGGTTGAGCAAGCTGGTAAACGTTCCATCGAGACTGGGAAACCTGATCGCAGTTGGAACCAGTATTTGTGGTGTATCTGCAGTGATAGCGGCGGGAACTGCGACCCGGGCCGACGAAGATGAGATCAGTTACTCAGTAGCCGTTATAACCCTCTTTGGTGTGACAGCGTTATTTACCTACCCTTTTCTTGCCCATTGGTTGTTTAACGGTAATCCCGAACAAATTGGCCTCTTTCTTGGAACCGCCATTCATGATACTTCACAAGTTGCCGGCGTGGCTCTGATGTATCAGCTCTACTACGATTCACCCGTAACGCTTGAGATTGCCGCCACCACAAAACTGGTACGCAATCTATTCATGGGACTGGTTATTCCAATCATGGCATTAGTCCATTATAAACGACAAGCCGTTGTCTCAACTGCAAAAGTACCGATCCCCTGGCTTAAGTGGAGCCAGTGGATTCCAACCTTTCTCATCGGTTTCATAGCCCTGGCAGCATTCCGGTCGATTGGTGACCTGGGCTCGAAACCATTTGGGCTTCTTCATCCAGAAACCTGA